The following are encoded together in the Candidatus Hydrogenedentota bacterium genome:
- a CDS encoding methylated-DNA--[protein]-cysteine S-methyltransferase, which produces MSASSVSTERCNFFLSFGRIGIAALISTQGVRWLELRAPNSDAEEIPPVTETGARLARLLEAYVAGECVDFDDIPLDLMGTPFQRAVWEGARTIPWGATETYAGLAARIGRPKAQRAVGRALGANPVPILVPCHRILAAQGRLGGFSAGLHWKQALLRIEGHAVAL; this is translated from the coding sequence ATGTCGGCTTCTTCAGTCTCAACTGAACGTTGCAATTTTTTCCTTTCATTCGGCCGGATTGGGATAGCGGCGCTTATTTCAACCCAAGGCGTCCGATGGCTTGAACTTCGCGCACCCAACAGCGATGCGGAGGAAATTCCACCGGTTACGGAAACGGGCGCACGGCTCGCCCGGTTGCTGGAAGCCTATGTTGCGGGGGAGTGTGTGGATTTTGACGACATTCCGCTGGACCTTATGGGGACGCCATTCCAGCGTGCGGTGTGGGAGGGCGCCCGGACGATTCCCTGGGGCGCAACCGAAACCTATGCGGGACTGGCGGCGCGCATCGGCCGCCCGAAGGCTCAGCGGGCCGTCGGACGGGCGCTGGGCGCCAATCCCGTCCCGATACTGGTTCCTTGTCACCGAATTCTTGCCGCACAGGGCCGTCTGGGCGGCTTTTCCGCCGGCTTGCATTGGAAACAAGCGCTTCTCCGCATCGAAGGCCATGCCGTGGCCCTTTGA
- a CDS encoding prepilin-type N-terminal cleavage/methylation domain-containing protein: MSKKHGFTLIELLVVIAIIGILAAILLPALSRAREAARRSSCANNLKQLGLVFKMYANESNGNRFPQRMVRDIFGRLSDTMIFSGPAVYPEYLTDLTVVWCPSTASRSPLERYDIGVRRGALSSGNNNGVIEPEELIKSPYNYVGWVIMESVNVLGPKDGTAGSGPGGRFEDADYNGTPWAELAAANVASQGAVSDQDFKVSAAFAGTQIGGGDTYYRIREGIERFLVTDINDPAATSSAQTEIPVMWDHLTGQITGSCHVPAGMNVLYMDGHVAWAAYPSPKPWMATIEGPRIIGRYDRRFGGS; this comes from the coding sequence ATGTCGAAAAAGCACGGTTTTACACTGATAGAACTGCTTGTGGTGATTGCCATTATCGGGATTTTGGCCGCGATCCTGTTGCCGGCGCTGTCCCGCGCTCGGGAAGCCGCCCGCCGGTCCTCGTGCGCAAACAATCTGAAACAACTGGGACTGGTTTTCAAGATGTACGCGAACGAATCCAACGGAAATCGTTTTCCGCAACGGATGGTACGTGACATCTTCGGCCGCCTCTCCGACACGATGATCTTCAGCGGCCCGGCCGTCTATCCCGAATACCTCACGGACCTCACGGTGGTCTGGTGTCCATCCACGGCCAGCCGGTCGCCGCTCGAACGATACGACATCGGGGTTCGCCGCGGCGCCCTTTCTTCCGGGAACAACAACGGCGTCATCGAACCGGAAGAACTCATCAAATCCCCTTACAATTACGTGGGTTGGGTAATCATGGAATCCGTGAACGTGCTCGGCCCCAAGGATGGAACCGCCGGCAGCGGTCCGGGCGGACGATTCGAGGACGCCGACTACAACGGCACCCCATGGGCCGAACTGGCCGCCGCGAACGTCGCAAGCCAGGGCGCCGTGTCGGATCAGGATTTCAAGGTATCCGCCGCCTTTGCGGGCACCCAAATCGGGGGAGGCGACACCTACTACCGGATCCGTGAAGGCATTGAACGTTTTTTAGTCACCGATATCAACGATCCCGCCGCGACAAGTTCGGCCCAGACCGAGATTCCCGTCATGTGGGATCATTTGACGGGCCAGATCACCGGATCATGCCACGTGCCGGCGGGCATGAATGTGTTGTACATGGATGGGCACGTCGCATGGGCCGCCTACCCATCTCCCAAACCGTGGATGGCCACCATTGAAGGCCCCCGCATTATCGGACGTTATGACCGCCGGTTCGGCGGATCATGA
- a CDS encoding type II toxin-antitoxin system HicB family antitoxin yields MVFSVVIHQKEEGGYVGQCRELPEIVGTGATIDECCTNVRQAFIAYFQEHGMAAIESLSRQEEGSFRGHVGFFSLN; encoded by the coding sequence ATGGTTTTTTCGGTAGTCATCCATCAAAAAGAAGAAGGCGGATACGTTGGGCAGTGCCGCGAACTGCCCGAAATCGTGGGCACGGGCGCCACCATTGACGAGTGCTGTACCAATGTCCGCCAAGCCTTTATCGCCTATTTTCAGGAACACGGCATGGCGGCGATCGAGTCACTTTCGCGGCAAGAAGAAGGATCCTTCCGCGGCCATGTCGGCTTCTTCAGTCTCAACTGA
- a CDS encoding trypsin-like peptidase domain-containing protein, protein MGNKKRRRSSYAFFLVLLLVCGARAQTDIDQSRRTAIVQAIEKAAPAVVSVNVVQVRAERVANPVLRDFWDLFYSWEPQYRLRKRQLNSVGSGFIFDARGYILTNYHVIEDADAVASVTLADGRVLDAEVVGADKRTDVAVLRVKAAGLPCCSLGTSRDLLIGEWVIAVGNPFGTLMKDPQPTVSVGVVSANHRRISPSVGEGERLYQDMIQTDAAINPGNSGGPLVNAKGEVVGVNTMIFSPSGGSVGLGFALPIDRVRRVADELIQHGRRRDPWAGFKVEDVGNLRPDFHEQLGVQTETGSIVVNILTTSPAYEAGLRPGDVIVRINGEAVTSSSDIDFALWNMFVGDTATLVINRRGAERTLRFPIVELSR, encoded by the coding sequence ATGGGCAATAAAAAGAGGCGACGATCGTCGTATGCATTTTTCCTGGTATTGTTGCTTGTGTGCGGTGCGCGGGCACAGACGGATATTGATCAGAGCCGGCGGACGGCCATCGTCCAAGCCATTGAAAAGGCCGCGCCGGCCGTCGTCTCCGTAAATGTCGTTCAGGTTCGGGCCGAACGAGTGGCCAATCCGGTGCTGCGCGATTTCTGGGATCTTTTCTATTCGTGGGAACCGCAATACCGGCTTCGCAAACGCCAGTTGAATTCCGTGGGGAGCGGCTTCATTTTCGACGCGCGGGGCTATATCCTGACTAATTACCACGTAATCGAGGATGCCGATGCGGTCGCGTCGGTCACGCTGGCCGACGGACGCGTGCTCGATGCCGAAGTGGTCGGCGCGGACAAGCGGACCGACGTGGCCGTCTTGCGGGTCAAGGCTGCCGGTCTGCCGTGTTGCAGTCTAGGCACATCAAGGGATCTGCTCATCGGCGAATGGGTCATCGCGGTCGGCAATCCCTTCGGCACCCTGATGAAAGATCCCCAGCCCACGGTCAGCGTCGGCGTCGTGTCCGCCAATCATCGCCGGATCAGCCCCAGCGTCGGCGAGGGCGAGCGCCTGTACCAGGACATGATCCAGACCGACGCGGCCATCAATCCCGGCAACAGCGGAGGCCCCTTGGTCAATGCCAAGGGCGAGGTTGTCGGCGTCAACACCATGATTTTCAGTCCGAGCGGCGGCAGCGTGGGGCTGGGCTTCGCGCTGCCCATAGACCGCGTGCGGCGCGTGGCCGACGAACTCATCCAGCATGGCCGCCGCCGGGATCCGTGGGCCGGATTCAAGGTCGAGGATGTCGGCAATCTCCGCCCCGATTTTCATGAACAACTGGGCGTTCAGACGGAAACGGGCAGTATCGTGGTTAATATCCTGACCACTTCTCCCGCGTACGAGGCGGGCCTTCGCCCTGGCGACGTCATCGTCCGCATCAACGGCGAAGCCGTGACCTCTTCGTCGGACATAGATTTCGCCCTCTGGAACATGTTCGTGGGCGACACCGCGACGCTTGTCATCAACCGGCGCGGCGCCGAACGGACGTTGCGGTTTCCAATCGTCGAGTTGTCGCGATAA